In the genome of Epinephelus moara isolate mb chromosome 14, YSFRI_EMoa_1.0, whole genome shotgun sequence, the window TGTGATGTTGTTTTAGTCTTGAATCAGATTATTCTGGATTATGTATCAGGACATTTTCATATATCCAATCCTACATTTCTCCAGGAgagattaaaaataataaaccaaGAGAAAAAAACCTGCATTTAGTTTCTGTTTAACTCTAACATGCACTGTGATGCAACAGATACCAACTAGACAATACAATGAGATTTTCCAGATGTACTTTGTGCGATCAGCAGCAGATATCCTTTACAAGCTGAACTGAAGCCAAAGAACAAAGTCCCTCACCTGCATCCTGCTCTCTGATCTCTGCCTCCAGGTCCTCAGGGTCCATGTAGGGGTAGTGTTCCTCGTCCTCTGGTGCTTTGCACTTCCCacagcagaaacagcagcagcagaaacagcagcagcaggtgaatATACTGCAGCACACCACGAGGGCCTGAACACAAAGGAAAGGGGATCAATGTCAGTGTATGTGCTATTTGTACACAAAAATTTACATCTGCTTCCAcaaaaataaagtattaaatTGCATGAAGGAAGACATTTGCTCAATGTTCACTTGTTGCACCTGCAGAATTTTAAAACCACATTCCCTCTCACCTTGAACCAGCACTTGGACATAAGGAAACAGTATTTGACGCTCTCATCGCCGAACTGCTCGGCCACGTAGAGTCCCATGGATCCATACTCGTCGTAGATATTCCGTTTGTTTTCGTCACTGAGAATAGAGTTGGCGTTGTTGATCTCCTTGAATTTCTCAGCAGCCTCTGGGTTGTCTAGGTTCTTATCAGGGTGATGCCTCAACGCCAGTTTCCTGGAAAAAAGTGAATGATGGTCAGAAAATGCAACTGTCTTTGACACTACCGCAGTGGGTGTTAAAGGATCGCCGTCATCTACAATTCAAGATATCATGACCttaataacttaaaaaatagatcctaaatttgttttcttcacaatgagtaattgatatacaaatgctcatttgggggatgaagtattcctttaaaatgtttccACAATCTCCTGGGGTTGTACAAATGGCTGCCCTCCCTTTTATTAGCATAGGCAGAAGTAGCATAACATTACACTtctataaaaaagaaaaagggtcTCTGTGCATTCAGActgaatataaaacaaattCTAACTTCACGGACAGGACTACTGGACTGACTGGggcaataaatacaaacagacaCCTGCCCAGTTCACCAGTGGTTCTCCTCACACCACAACTCAGTTTCTCTCCGATGGCCCTTGTTTCGCCTAATTCTTGGCTGTTCCTGGTCTCTTGGACGCCTAGCTGGTGGTCCGTCATAGTCATATGAATATACATTTTCGACCTCTTCTGTGTCAAAACTAGCACTTATATTCATATCTGCCATTGTTTAAATGACAAATATGCCACTCTCACTGATGTTACGTCATGCccagtttgtcttttttaatgcAGAAGTAAAAATTTCTTACAAGATCGACTCCAGATGTGACTGAAGTGAGTATTTATGTACATTTCTTTTGAAAATCTAGTGTACACATCATTTGTCTACACACTGATTTACTGGGGTGCTTAACCTGCAGGTTGCTCTTTAAACATAGAACTGTTTAGGGCATAAAAGGAggtcaaccaatcacagtgtcacctctcattcctttttaaaataataataataatatgtcaACAATATGATATGGCACACACCTACCTCAAggttgaatgaataaatgaagaaaacataTTTGGCCTTTTTGTTCACTCCTGATTTGATCTTATGACTTAATACCTTGCAGTAATTTCCTTCATGAACGTTTGACTTGACTTCTCTCTAATCATTCATTAGAGGGCATTTTTTAGCCCAGGACTGAAtacctctgcttttcaaaatcAAATCTTAACACAGAGTAGATGCAAATGTGTAAATATGATGAATGAGTGTGGATGAGGGGTTCACTATGGAAAATGTTGTCCCCTGCCCATATTTCCTAATGGCTGGGCTGTCCCTGTGTGTAAACAGCAGAGCGTACGCGCATTAAGAACCTGCCTACCTCGGTGCATCTTGCTATTTCAACAAGGCACACTTAAAACAGCAAGAAAATACTCTGCtattgactttagaccaggtttttgttggtcaatggtgcaattctgctgcctcaaaaaaacaacaatctgtCAACCACACACCCGACCACACCTCAGTTTGAGACGTACACAACCATGGGCACATGAAAATGAGAACAGTGTGTGGAGTAGAGATGACAGCGGGTGATAGGGCCCCAAGACTGCAGCCTTATGTAACCTGTATGTCATCTGTGCCTACTTGTGTCATCTTAAACATGTTAGTTGAGTTTTGCAAAGTCAGTTTATGAGaaactgacattttataggctaAATTCAAGCGAGGTAAaggggaaaaacacactttatgaCTTAATTCACTCCTAATTCAAAGTATGTGCTCTCTCTCACATGAACAGACTCATTAATGTGTATGGACACACCTGTACGCCCTCTTTATTTCGTCTGGAGATGCTCCTTTCTCCAGCCCCAGGATCTTATACAGGCTGTCTCCTGCTGTTGACATCTTGCGCTGAGGTCTGTTTGGGTCCTCCATGTTTCAGGATATGGCGGCtgtgacatgaaacaaacacaaatacctCCAGTTTgagtacaaacacacaagtgAAGTAACTTTAATGACTCATGAGCTCGGTGAGGAAGTAAATAAACCACATTAATGTGAAGCAGAGCATGCTGGGAGTCCGGACAACACATGGTAACAATTATATAACTATACTTTAAATTAGTTACATAAGGAACTTTGTCTTAACTCAAACATTTAGCTAGGTTTACTTCATGTTAATCCCACAGGTTAAACCCTGCGGGGTCACAACACAACTGCTAAATTAACAGacttagctaactttagctcgAGGAGGAAAGTTGTACGGTAACTTCTACGTACCGGACGAATAAATATGGTTGTTGGTCGAATCATAGAGTCCGAAATGTGTCCGTCGGTTGTGTTAAAGTTTGGTCCATGAAATGAAGCGGGTACTCGGTTTCTTCTATAACTTCTCTCCTCATGACCCGGAGAAAAACTTCAGCGGCGAAGCAGGAAGTCCGAGACAGGAATGAacgctgtgacgtcatctctcAGTTTGCGGCGCGCGCGGATGCGTTTCAAATACGCAGGAtgtaaaaaattaataaatgacatTTGTATGTATCAtcaaataacattaaatatatattaaacatttaataaatatcaaaaaaatattaaattacaatattcagtgttttcctaTTTTTCTGTGCATTACTgaattttatataaatatatatataggtaATTAAATATTATCCACCAAAACATCCACGGTCATTTCACAGTTTTTAGTGTTCTAATTGTACACATAATCTGTCACTGTCAATAAAAATCTTACAcagtgtatgtacagtatatagaTATAAATACATGCACATACTGTGATCATCCACTCTATCTATATAGTCTAtatcagtggttttcaaacttctTGGGcccaagacacaccaaacttACAACATAAATGCTTGTTTATATTTACTGTTAAATAACAATTGACAGCCAACCATaactcatgaaatatttattaacaaaatgattcaagaatgcatttaaaactacatcaaagcaccaataacacatccatttaaacaggaagtaatgTAAGATAATGAGATGTGTCTCATACTTATAATTTCCTGATGCGAATGGTGACAAAAAGCTTCCCtgtaaggtgtttttttttttttttttaaatcaaattacaaTAAATCTTTAATGTAGAATTTGCCTCTTTATAAGGAAATGgatgcacacaacatactg includes:
- the dnajc5gb gene encoding dnaJ (Hsp40) homolog, subfamily C, member 5 gamma b isoform X1, which encodes MEDPNRPQRKMSTAGDSLYKILGLEKGASPDEIKRAYRKLALRHHPDKNLDNPEAAEKFKEINNANSILSDENKRNIYDEYGSMGLYVAEQFGDESVKYCFLMSKCWFKALVVCCSIFTCCCCFCCCCFCCGKCKAPEDEEHYPYMDPEDLEAEIREQDAAGDHVIIIQPSADASDKVDTSPGENAPIVVQPHAASGTS
- the dnajc5gb gene encoding dnaJ (Hsp40) homolog, subfamily C, member 5 gamma b isoform X3, whose protein sequence is MEDPNRPQRKMSTAGDSLYKILGLEKGASPDEIKRAYRKLALRHHPDKNLDNPEAAEKFKEINNANSILSDENKRNIYDEYGSMGLYVAEQFGDESVKYCFLMSKCWFKALVVCCSIFTCCCCFCCCCFCCGKCKAPEDEEHYPYMDPEDLEAEIREQDAGENAPIVVQPHAASGTS
- the dnajc5gb gene encoding dnaJ (Hsp40) homolog, subfamily C, member 5 gamma b isoform X2 gives rise to the protein MEDPNRPQRKMSTAGDSLYKILGLEKGASPDEIKRAYRKLALRHHPDKNLDNPEAAEKFKEINNANSILSDENKRNIYDEYGSMGLYVAEQFGDESVKYCFLMSKCWFKALVVCCSIFTCCCCFCCCCFCCGKCKAPEDEEHYPYMDPEDLEAEIREQDAGDHVIIIQPSADASDKVDTSPGENAPIVVQPHAASGTS